A single window of Drosophila suzukii chromosome 3, CBGP_Dsuzu_IsoJpt1.0, whole genome shotgun sequence DNA harbors:
- the LOC108017652 gene encoding uncharacterized protein, with protein sequence MHPYNIIVMFLAALKLNCICSGANVTANLVWKQHNKYRRLAGMPKLSLSKKLSKDCEDYAKHLVTLNIPDQELFWIDKPLPINITNFLPDVEDHIAYPFSDKNKIYCTESISIL encoded by the exons ATGCATCCGTACAACATTATCGTTATGTTTTTGGCTGCTCTTAAG CTTAACTGCATTTGTTCGGGAGCTAATGTGACAGCGAACTTAGTTTGGAAACAGCACAATAAATATAGAAGACTAGCGGGCATGCCAAAATTATCCTTGTCTAAAAAGCTAAGTAAAGATTGCGAAGATTATGCAAAG caTCTAGTTACACTGAATATCCCAGATCAAGAATTATTCTGGATCGATAAACCATTACCAATAAATATTACGAATTTTTTGCCTGACGTCGAGGATCACATAGCTTATCCCTTTTcggataaaaataaaatatattgtacAGAAAGTATAT